The genomic segment TCGGCAATAATATCGCCAACAGTCATCCTCGGATTGAGCGAGGCATATGGATCTTGGAAAATCATTTGCATTTTGCGGTTCAGACGCTTCAGTTCGCTTCTAGACTTGCGTCCGTGAACATTCTCGCCGCTGAACAGCACTTGGCCGTCCGTCGCGTCATACAGCCGTAGAATCGTTCTGCCAGTCGTTGATTTGCCGCAGCCCGACTCGCCAACGAGACCAAGCGTCTCGCCTTCATAAATATCGAAGCTGACGTCGTCGACGGCCTTTACCATATTCGGGCGGCCTTCATTGAAATATTGCTTTAGGTTTTTGATTTCCAGCAGCTTTTTAGCCATTTAAGCCTCTCCTTCCGCAAGCACCGGCTTATCGAAAGACGCTGCCAATTTACGAACTCTCCGTTTAACCTGCTCCGGCAGCTCCACCTTTGGCGCATCCGGGTGCAGCAGCCATGTTTTGGCATAATGCGTTTCGGATACTTGGAACATTGGCGGCTCTTCCTCGAAATCAATCGCCAGCGCGTAGCGGTTGCGCGGGGCAAACGCATCGCCCTTAGGCGGATTCGTCAAGTCAGGAGGCGTGCCCGGTATGTCCAATAGCTCGGCTTTGTCTGCCATATCCAGGCTCGGCATGGACGCAAGAAGTCCCCATGTGTAAGGATGGCGCGGATCGTAGAAAATTTCATCCACAGTTCCAACCTCGACAATTTGCCCCGCATACATAACGGCTACACGGTCAGCTACATTTGCAACAACGCCCAAATCATGCGTGATGAAAATGACGGACATGCCGATTTTTTGCTGCAAATCTTTGATCAGCTCCAAAATTTGCGACTGGATCGTTACGTCAAGCGCCGTCGTCGGCTCATCGGCAATGAGCAATCTTGGATTGGCCGCAAGCGCAATCGCAATCATCGCCCGCTGGCGCATACCGCCGGAAAACTCATGGGCATATTGGTTAATCCGCGTCTCCGGCATCGGAATGCCGACGAGACGAAGCAGTTCTATCGTACGTTCTTTTGCAGCGGAGCCGGAAAGCTTTTGGTGCTTCTTCAGCACCTCCATAATTTGCGGTCCGATTTTCATTGTTGGATTAAGCGAGGTCATCGGATCTTGGAAAATCATACTAATATCCTTGCCCCGTACCTTCTCCATTTGCTTATCGGTTTTTTTCACCAAATCGTCGCCATCAAACAAAATTTCGCCATTCGTAATTTTGCCTGGCGGCATCGGAATGAGCTTCATAATCGTTTGTGAAGCGACACTTTTGCCAGAACCCGATTCCCCTACGATGGCAAGCGTCTCGCCCTTGTACAGGTCAAAGCTAATGCCTCTGACCGCCTGTACCTCGCCGCCGTGCGTACCGAAGGAAACGCACAAATCTTTTACTTCGAGCAGCTTTTCCATTTATGCTTCCCTCCTATTATTTGCGCATTTTCGGATCGAGAGCGTCACGCAATCCGTCGCCAATTACGTTAAATGAGAAAATCGTTACACAGATCATAATGGCCGGGAAGAACAAACGCCATGGATAATATTTAAGCGCAGGCAATCCATCGGATGCCATTGTACCCCAACTCGCAATCGGCGGAGTCAGGCCTAGACCCAAATAGCTGAGGAAAGACTCTGTAAAAATCGCCGATGGTATTGTCAGCGTCATCGTAATCAGAATAGGGCCCATCGCATTCGGAATCAAATGCTTTCTCATAATCCAAGGCATCGTTGCGCCCAGTGTACGAGCGGCTAACACATACTCGCGGTTTTTCAGCGACAACACTTGTCCCCGAACGATACGCGACATATTAATCCAGCCCGTTATAGTCATCGCGACAATCATCGTTCCCAAGCTTTGCCCGAATACGACCATCAAAATAATCGCAAGCAGCAAATAGGGAATACCGTAGAGAACGTCGGCAAAGCGCATCATGCCTTCGTCTACGCGTCCGCCCTTGTAAGCGGCAATTCCGCCCCAAAGGACGCCAATAAACAAGTCGATTAGTGCAGCCGCAAGTCCGATAAACAGGGAAATTCGAGCGCCTTCCCAGACACGGGCAAACATGTCGCGTCCCAGATCATCCGTGCCGAACCAGTGCTCAGCAGACGGTGCTTGATTTTTGTTGCCTAGATCGTTGGAACGGTAATCAAATTCGGTCATTAATGGGCCAAACGCAGCCATAAAGACCAAAATAACGAGCAACACAACCCCGACCATGGCTAGTTTGTTTTTTGCGAAGCGCCGAACGACATCCTGCCAGAAAGTAAGGCTTGCCTTCGCCACATTATCTGTCCCTTGCTGCTGCAAGCCTACCAGCTTAAAGCGGTCTTTAGATATTGGTTCCATCGTCAAGCCCCTTTCTTCCCGCGCCCAAGTTTAATACGGGGATCAATTAATCCATATAAAATGTCAACCAAGAGTACGCTAAAGAGAAGGATAATACTATAGAACACCGTAACACCCATAATAACCGTGTAGTCACGGTTGCCGATACTTACAACGAAGTGGGAGCCAAGGCCCGGTATGCCGAAAATACGCTCAATAACAAAGCTTCCTGTAATGACACCAGCCGACAGCGGCCCCATATAAGAAACGACAGGCAGCAGCGCATTGCGAAGCGTATGTTTGATTGTAATCATAAACTCGCTTAGTCCCTTGGCCTTAGCAGTCTTAATATAATCATTGCTAAGTACTTCAAGCATGCTGGAGCGCGTCAGACGAGCGATAAATGCCGTTGGCGTGGAAGCGAGTGCAATCGCCGGCAAAACCGTATGCATGAACGTTCCCCATCTTGCCACAGGAAAAATGCCAAATTTAATGGCAAGCACATATTGCAGCACCGTTGCCATAATGAAGGAAGGCACCGAAATGCCCGCCACCGCAATAATCATCGCGGTATAATCCTGCCAGCGATTATGCTTGAGCGCAGCAATCACACCTAGAATGACACCAACGGCAAGCGCCAGGAAGATCGCTTCCAAGCCAAGCACGAGTGAAACAGGAAAACCGGTATTGATTAAATCATTAACGGTCTGGCTTTTATACTTGAATGAAGGACCAAAATCCCATTGCAGCACTTTCAGCAAATAATCGCCATATTGCGCATACCACGGTTGATCCAGACCATAGTGAGCCAGCAGATTAGCTTTAATCTCCGGCGGCAGCTGCTTCTCCGACGTAAACGGGTTACCCGGAGCAAGACGCATCAAGAAAAAGGTAGCTGTAATAATCAGCCACAACGACAAAAGGATATACAGCAAACGTCTGCCAATATATTTCACCATAATAGTCTGGCACCTCCTATTAGTTTCGAGCTTTATTTACATATAAGGGGAGTATAGCCCCGCATTTTCATAACAAAGGAACACCCCGAACCACTTGAAAATGTGATCCGGGATGTTCCGCCCACCATACCGCTGCATCCGGTTATGGTCGACTATTCTTTTTTACATCCTACCCGTATTAAGCTTCAATATAGGCCCATTTGTAAGTTACGTCGCCTAGACCGCTGATTACAACGTTTTTCAATTTTTCATTTTGAACCCAGTTCATCGTATAGAAATAAATTGGCGCTACAGGCATATCTTCCATGAAGATTGCTTCTGCTTGTTTCAACATTTCCGTACGTTTCGCAGCATCTGACTCAGATGCGGAATCAATCAGCAATTTTTTGTATTCTGCATTTTCCCAGCCTGTATCGTTGTTGCCGCCATCAGCATCGCGGTACAGCTCAAGGAAGTTAATTGGATCATTGAAATCTCCAAGCCAGCCCAGACGGCCTACTTGGTAGTCGCCAGCATGCAATTTCTCGATATATACAGCCCACTCAGCGTTATCAAGCGTTACTTCTACGCCAAGGTTTTTGGACCACATGTCTTGAATAGCTTGAGCGATTTTTTGGTGCGCTTCATTCGTGTTATAAGAAATAGAAATTGGAGGAAGCTCAGATGCGTCTTTCAGGCCCATTTCTTTCAAGCCTTCAGCCAAAAATTCTTTTGCTTTCGCCATATCGTTATCGGCAAAATAACCTTTTTCGTTTTCAGCAAACATCGTCGGAGGCACAATCGCCATCGCTGGCAATTGCTCGCCTTGTGTAATGTTGTCGATCAGTTCTTGGCGGTTCATCGCATAAGCGAATGCTTTACGGATGTTTTTGTTGTCGAAAGGAGCCACTTTCGTGTTGAACTTGTAGTTGTACACACCAGCAATTGGTTGTGTATGCAAAGAGCCTTGGTCTTTCAAAGCTTGCATAGCATCAACTGGCAATTGGCCGTTAGGCTGTCCAGCCCAGTCCAGCTCGCCATTGTCAAACATCGAAAGCTCAGTATTGAAGTCATTGATCATCGAGAAGTTGATTTTAGTCAATTTCACGTTGTCTTTATCCCAATACGTGTCGCTTTTCTCAATAATAAGGTTGTCGCTGTGTTTCCATTCGGTCATGTGGAAAGGACCGTTTGTTGTGTATTGGTCGCCTGCATCGTTAGCCCAATCTTTGTTGGCTGCAGCAATTTTGCTGTTTACTGGCAGGTATGTGTAGAATGCTGTCAATTCAAGGAAGAAAGAAGTCGGGTTAGCAAGCGTAACTTCAAGCGTAGTGTCGTTGACCGCTTTAATGCCTACATCTTCAACTTTTCCTTTGCCGAGGTTAGCAGCCTCTGCTCCTTTAATATAATAAAGCTGATAAGCGTAATCTGCTGCGTTAGCTGGGTCGAGAACCCATTTCCATGCATATTCAAAGTCTCCGGCAATTACTGGATCGCCATTGGACCATTTAGCGCCGTCGCGAATAGTGAATGTGTATACCGTTTGGTCAGGAGAAACTTCAACTTTCGATGCTACTGCATTTTCAGGGTGACCGTCTTGTCCAATACGTGTCAAACCTTCGAACGTTTGGCGCAAAATCGTACCGGATGTGGAGTCGCTTGCTTTACCAGGGTTAAGTGTCGGGGGCTCAGATGCAATGTTCACGCTGATTTCTTGATTGTCAGCCAATTTCACTTCGGATGCGGTAGCCTCTGGGCTAGCCTCTCCCGGATTATTGGTGCCTGTGTTAGTGCCTGCATTGCCACAAGCGCTGATGATCAAAGTCATGACAAGCAACGTGCTGAGTAAAAACGAATACTTCTTTTTCATGCGTTTATTTCCTCCCAATTAATATTTCAATATGAATCTCTCTTATTCTTCCTTTGTTCCTTATACAGTGAACATACGTTCATGTTTGCGCAGAACCGAAATAAAAAAATATTATCCACTGAATGTAAGGATGAATATATATTTGGCATAAGGAATAATTATGAATAGTTTGAGATTCTCTATTTGATGCTAGAGATTATAGCATAAAATCAGACTTAATCAACTACCCATTTCGGTAAAACTGAGCAATATCACATACTACGGCTGTTTTGCGTAAGGTATTATGTCCGAAAATACGGCATTTGATTAAAAACGACACAAAAAATTAATTTAAAAATTTTTTAATGAAAACGCAAACATTTTTAATTTAAGTTACGTATAAATTAACAATTACTACCAATAATGCGTTTACATTTTTAGTCCGAAAAATCGCTTCATACACTTTTATTCATTCGCCATGAACCGTTGTATCCCAGTCTTTTGGGTATTGCCCCCTCAATTGCACCATCATTGATTATTCGTTACAAAAGTAAAACATTTATAAATGTTTACAGATGCAAAAAAACCTGTCGAATCGTTCTCGACAGGTTTAATAGAGTAACCTAAAGGCTAAAATTTTAAACAAATTTTTTATTTTAATCCTCGCTTATTGTCGCCTGTGACCATAATCACATCGACATAGGGCCGAATCCGGTCCATCAATCGCTGCCCTTTATACACTTCATCGCCATCCTTGCTTGTGAAGCTAAAATGCCGCTCCAGCCCGTCAAGCTCATAATTGGACGTATACAGTGTCGGCTTGCGGTTCATCCGATAATTCAAAATGGAGCCAAGCACATGATCCCTTGCCCAAGGATTCAAGTTTTCGGCGCCGATATCATCGAAGATAAGCAGGTCGGTTTCCTTCATCATCTCTACCGTCTCCCGCAGCTTCGCCGGCTCGTGCATCATCGACTTCAAATCCTCGACAAAATCAGGCATGTAGACGATGACGCCGGAATAATCGGCTTTCGCCAGCTCATGCAGCAGGTAACACATGAGAAACGTCTTCCCAGTGCCAAATTTCCCGGCTAAATACAGGCCGTTTGGCTGAAGGCCCTGCTCCTTCGTCCGGTCAATGTATTCAATGACGCGGTAAGCTGCTTCAGCCCGGGTAGGGTCCTTGTCCAAAATTTCGAGCGCCGAATAGCCGCTCTTGAGCGCCCGGTCGTCCACATAAAAGCTGCGAATCCGTTTCCTGATCCGCTCCTCGCTCCTGCGGGCAATCATTTTCTTGCAGGCCACTTTGCGGTCATGCAGCTGTACGCGCTCCTGCACGATATCGCATGAAAGCAGCGTATAATGGCCCTCAAAGTCATTCGGGCATTGGTCAAGCCCCGGACAGTTCGTACAGTTCCGATATTCCGTTACATATTGATAGACCCGGTTCAAATTAAGACGAACCGCCTGCTCATCCAGCTCGGGATGCTTCTCCCGCAGCCGATGCACAAGCGGATCGGCAAGCAGCTCTTCCAGCTTGCGGTCCGCCTGATCCGTTAATGACTTGCCCGCAGGCCATGCTTTCAGAAGCTCGCCCAGCGATTCCATTCTTAATCACCCCGCAATCTTATTTTCCATCCAGCTTCCTTGCCAGCTGCCGCATTTCTTCAAGCTTCTCGGGCGACACTTGGCTTGCCGCTTCCGTATCCTGCACAATCGGGATGCTTGGCTTACGGGAAGCACCGCCTCTGGCGCCAGCTCGGGAGCCCCCGCGGCCCGTTGCGCCCACAGAACGCGCATTTTCTTGCCGCTGCTCCTTGCCTTCTTCAACCTTCCCTTGCTCGCGCACGTAGCCAACAGCCTTCTCAAACGTATCTATCTGCTTGACGAGCATATTGGATACGACCGCTTCAACGAAGGTTTTCGTCATCCGATGGGCGTCGTTCATGCCAATAACATAATGAATGAGTACATTTATAACAGGAGCAGGCAGCCGATAATTGAGATCGATGCGTTCGAAGGAGCGTTCAATCCAATCCGGTACAGCCCCAGGGAAAAAGCGCTGCATAAAGCGGGTATGCGGCTCATTGCGCATCAGCATATTGTACTGATGAATGTCGCATCTGCCATCCAGCAAGCTAGGTACGCTTAAATAATATTCTTCCTGAACGCCAAACTCTTCAATATTGTCTTCAGTAACTTCCGCCTGGGACTGCTGCACGCGGGCAATCGTACGCTGGCGATCCCCTTCGCGCTTCTTGTCCTGGCGGTACATTTGATTGGCCCGCATTTGCAGCTCGTCAATGAGCAGCAGCCCGTCAGGCGCAAATACGCCATCCTCATCCAGCAGACGGCAAAGATCGCTCGCATTCAGGCTGTATTTGTAAGCGACGTAATTCAGCTGCCCAAGCTGCTCGCCATCGCCGCGCAGCCGCTCCACATAGCTGCGGTTCGCGGAATTGCGCGGAAACCGCAAAATAATTTCCCCATAAGGAATGCCTGCCGTCTCCTGTTTAAGCCTAGGTGCTGCTTGCCGAGATGGCGCAACCTCGCTTAATGCCTGCTCCA from the Paenibacillus sp. BIHB 4019 genome contains:
- a CDS encoding ABC transporter ATP-binding protein; this encodes MEKLLEVKDLCVSFGTHGGEVQAVRGISFDLYKGETLAIVGESGSGKSVASQTIMKLIPMPPGKITNGEILFDGDDLVKKTDKQMEKVRGKDISMIFQDPMTSLNPTMKIGPQIMEVLKKHQKLSGSAAKERTIELLRLVGIPMPETRINQYAHEFSGGMRQRAMIAIALAANPRLLIADEPTTALDVTIQSQILELIKDLQQKIGMSVIFITHDLGVVANVADRVAVMYAGQIVEVGTVDEIFYDPRHPYTWGLLASMPSLDMADKAELLDIPGTPPDLTNPPKGDAFAPRNRYALAIDFEEEPPMFQVSETHYAKTWLLHPDAPKVELPEQVKRRVRKLAASFDKPVLAEGEA
- a CDS encoding ABC transporter permease, with product MEPISKDRFKLVGLQQQGTDNVAKASLTFWQDVVRRFAKNKLAMVGVVLLVILVFMAAFGPLMTEFDYRSNDLGNKNQAPSAEHWFGTDDLGRDMFARVWEGARISLFIGLAAALIDLFIGVLWGGIAAYKGGRVDEGMMRFADVLYGIPYLLLAIILMVVFGQSLGTMIVAMTITGWINMSRIVRGQVLSLKNREYVLAARTLGATMPWIMRKHLIPNAMGPILITMTLTIPSAIFTESFLSYLGLGLTPPIASWGTMASDGLPALKYYPWRLFFPAIMICVTIFSFNVIGDGLRDALDPKMRK
- a CDS encoding ABC transporter permease — its product is MVKYIGRRLLYILLSLWLIITATFFLMRLAPGNPFTSEKQLPPEIKANLLAHYGLDQPWYAQYGDYLLKVLQWDFGPSFKYKSQTVNDLINTGFPVSLVLGLEAIFLALAVGVILGVIAALKHNRWQDYTAMIIAVAGISVPSFIMATVLQYVLAIKFGIFPVARWGTFMHTVLPAIALASTPTAFIARLTRSSMLEVLSNDYIKTAKAKGLSEFMITIKHTLRNALLPVVSYMGPLSAGVITGSFVIERIFGIPGLGSHFVVSIGNRDYTVIMGVTVFYSIILLFSVLLVDILYGLIDPRIKLGRGKKGA
- a CDS encoding peptide ABC transporter substrate-binding protein translates to MKKKYSFLLSTLLVMTLIISACGNAGTNTGTNNPGEASPEATASEVKLADNQEISVNIASEPPTLNPGKASDSTSGTILRQTFEGLTRIGQDGHPENAVASKVEVSPDQTVYTFTIRDGAKWSNGDPVIAGDFEYAWKWVLDPANAADYAYQLYYIKGAEAANLGKGKVEDVGIKAVNDTTLEVTLANPTSFFLELTAFYTYLPVNSKIAAANKDWANDAGDQYTTNGPFHMTEWKHSDNLIIEKSDTYWDKDNVKLTKINFSMINDFNTELSMFDNGELDWAGQPNGQLPVDAMQALKDQGSLHTQPIAGVYNYKFNTKVAPFDNKNIRKAFAYAMNRQELIDNITQGEQLPAMAIVPPTMFAENEKGYFADNDMAKAKEFLAEGLKEMGLKDASELPPISISYNTNEAHQKIAQAIQDMWSKNLGVEVTLDNAEWAVYIEKLHAGDYQVGRLGWLGDFNDPINFLELYRDADGGNNDTGWENAEYKKLLIDSASESDAAKRTEMLKQAEAIFMEDMPVAPIYFYTMNWVQNEKLKNVVISGLGDVTYKWAYIEA
- the dnaI gene encoding primosomal protein DnaI, with the protein product MESLGELLKAWPAGKSLTDQADRKLEELLADPLVHRLREKHPELDEQAVRLNLNRVYQYVTEYRNCTNCPGLDQCPNDFEGHYTLLSCDIVQERVQLHDRKVACKKMIARRSEERIRKRIRSFYVDDRALKSGYSALEILDKDPTRAEAAYRVIEYIDRTKEQGLQPNGLYLAGKFGTGKTFLMCYLLHELAKADYSGVIVYMPDFVEDLKSMMHEPAKLRETVEMMKETDLLIFDDIGAENLNPWARDHVLGSILNYRMNRKPTLYTSNYELDGLERHFSFTSKDGDEVYKGQRLMDRIRPYVDVIMVTGDNKRGLK
- a CDS encoding helicase DnaB; this encodes MRIGNLLQFTEHHRYYIFRDFSLSSLDYKILSLIYQPMIGAFAVALYQQLYHGISDGASGYSSLEPQRKLFLGLGLEMNERGRKHLVEQASRLEAVGLLQTSRLALPEQSDLIYEYELAKPLTPGEFFQTQHLVMLLRDKVGKYALIALRESFGAQEPDELASVQLSKENISVPFYELFQLNPQSVDPELEQALSEVAPSRQAAPRLKQETAGIPYGEIILRFPRNSANRSYVERLRGDGEQLGQLNYVAYKYSLNASDLCRLLDEDGVFAPDGLLLIDELQMRANQMYRQDKKREGDRQRTIARVQQSQAEVTEDNIEEFGVQEEYYLSVPSLLDGRCDIHQYNMLMRNEPHTRFMQRFFPGAVPDWIERSFERIDLNYRLPAPVINVLIHYVIGMNDAHRMTKTFVEAVVSNMLVKQIDTFEKAVGYVREQGKVEEGKEQRQENARSVGATGRGGSRAGARGGASRKPSIPIVQDTEAASQVSPEKLEEMRQLARKLDGK